In Sulfoacidibacillus ferrooxidans, the DNA window GGGTAACCTTTGAAGAGGCCAAGCGTGATCTTTACCCTGCGCAACAGCACAAACAACCTGAACACCCAGCTGAACGCTTGACGCGTGATCAGTTGCGTACAATCGGATTTGTCGGTCGCACATCGAAGATCGCACCTAAAGGTGTTGATCCAAAGGTGTGGTCTGATCGCCGGAAAGCCGAACTGGATTGGATATGGGCGGAATGGCAGGAACGTTTGGCGTGGGAACGTCGAGTGGAACTGCATGTGCGCCAAGCACTTGCG includes these proteins:
- a CDS encoding CHC2 zinc finger domain-containing protein, producing the protein MVGVEEIAERNKLHLVRTSTHNQYKAHCPVCKDDRRVYHLYVNTARDTFCCHKCGASGGAIQFHAWLKGVTFEEAKRDLYPAQQHKQPEHPAERLTRDQLRTIGFVGRTSKIAPKGVDPKVWSDRRKAELDWIWAEWQERLAWERRVELHVRQALADGNMSQAQ